A genomic stretch from Tenrec ecaudatus isolate mTenEca1 chromosome X, mTenEca1.hap1, whole genome shotgun sequence includes:
- the CITED1 gene encoding cbp/p300-interacting transactivator 1 encodes MPTMSRPALDVNGGTAPVKEDANQEMSSVAYPNLGVKDHKAVATLHYPGAASNGTKASEAPTGYSGSPSPISSLTTPPPNKPPSFNLHSAPHLLASMQLQKLNSQYQGMDTPPPGQLEEAESLPNWDLGASMGGAESLSPSVVAQSPAIIDSDPVDEEVLMSLVVELGLDQISELPELWLGQNEFDFTVDFSSDC; translated from the exons ATGCCAACTATGTCGAGGCCTGCACTTGATGTCAATGGTGGCACCGCACCTGTGAAGGAG GATGCCAACCAAGAGATGAGCTCTGTGGCTTACCCTAACCTGGGAGTGAAAGACCACAAAGCAGtggccactctgcactaccctggGGCAGCCTCAAATGGAACCAAGGCCAGTGAGGCTCCCACTGGCTACTCGGGATCTCCATCTCCaataagctctctgaccacccctcCTCCCAATAAACCCCCATCCTTCAACCTGCACTCTGCCCCACACCTGCTGGCCAGTATGCAGCTGCAGAAGCTTAATAGCCAGTATCAAGGGATGGATACCCCCCCTCCAggtcaactggaggaagcagagtccCTGCCAAACTGGGATTTGGGGGCTTCCATGGGAGGGGCGGAGTCACTCTCTCCTTCTGTTGTTGCCCAAAGCCCTGCTATCATTGATTCAGACCCAGTGGATGAGGAGGTGCTAATGTCGCTGGTGGTGGAGCTGGGCCTGGACCAGATCAGTGAGCTTCCAGAGCTGTGGCTGGGGCAGAATGAATTTGACTTCACAGTAGACTTTTCCTCTGACTGTTGA